In Numida meleagris isolate 19003 breed g44 Domestic line chromosome 3, NumMel1.0, whole genome shotgun sequence, the following are encoded in one genomic region:
- the UBE2J1 gene encoding ubiquitin-conjugating enzyme E2 J1 isoform X1, whose protein sequence is MYSLLDKTLRKVSHHTGCAVKRLMKEAAELKDPTDHYHAQPLEDNLFEWHFTVRGPPDSDFDGGIYHGRIVLPPEYPMKPPSIILLTANGRFEVGKKICLSISGHHPETWQPSWSIRTALLAIIGFMPTKGEGAIGSLDYTPEERRALAKKSQDFCCEMCGTSMKTALLPLTSGSGSSQADKEAKELARQISFKAEVNSSRKSEAEPSNSAGLSSSSASPEPQQDGAARAFQDSASAMSEAQASSTAPSPERAPSVPTNTSLSPRQRRAQQHSQRWAPASTDFNRVQQPRANPNHTGSTVLIVLLTFALAALIFRRIYLANEYIFEL, encoded by the exons ATGTATTCATTGTTGGACAAGACATTAAGAAAAGTGTCTCATCACACTGGCTGTG ctgtcaAACGTTTGATGAAAGAGGCTGCAGAACTGAAGGATCCTACAGATCATTATCATGCACAGCCTTTGGAG GATAATCTTTTCGAATGGCACTTTACTGTTAGAGGTCCTCCAGATTCAGATTTTGACGGAGGAATTTATCACGGGCGAATAGTACTTCCACCTGAATATCCCATGAAACCTCCAAGCATTATTTTGCTGACG GCTAATGGCAGGTTTgaagttgggaaaaaaatttgCTTAAGCATCTCAGGGCATCATCCTGAAACATGGCAGCCTTCATGGAGTA TAAGAACAGCTTTACTAGCCATTATTGGATTTATGCCAACCAAAGGTGAAGGAGCAATAGGATCTCTGGATTATACaccagaagaaagaagagctcTTGCAAAGAA GTCACAAGACTTCTGTTGTGAAATGTGTGGCACATCTATGAAGACAGCCCTCTTACCACTAACGTCAGGAAGTGGGTCAAGCCAGGCAGACAAGGAGGCTAAGGAACTTGCCAGACAAATTAGCTTCAAG GCAGAAGTAAATTCATCCAGGAAGTCAGAAGCAGAACCTTCAAACTCAGCAGGACTGAGCAGCTCTTCAGCTTCACCTGAGCCCCAGCAGGATGGTGCAGCTCGAGCATTCCAGGATTCAGCAAGTGCAATG TCCGAAGCTcaggccagcagcacagcacctaGTCCGGAGCGTGCTCCATCTGTGCCCACAAACACATCCCTGAGTCCCCGGCAGCGTcgtgcccagcagcacagccagagaTGGGCTCCGGCTTCAACTGACTTTAATCGGGTGCAGCAGCCCAGGGCCAACCCCAACCACACTGGGTCCACGGTTCTGATCGTCCTTCTGACTTTTGCGCTAGCGGCTCTTATATTTCGGAGAATATACTTGGCTAATGAGTATATATTTGAGTTATAA
- the UBE2J1 gene encoding ubiquitin-conjugating enzyme E2 J1 isoform X2 — MEARYNLKSPAVKRLMKEAAELKDPTDHYHAQPLEDNLFEWHFTVRGPPDSDFDGGIYHGRIVLPPEYPMKPPSIILLTANGRFEVGKKICLSISGHHPETWQPSWSIRTALLAIIGFMPTKGEGAIGSLDYTPEERRALAKKSQDFCCEMCGTSMKTALLPLTSGSGSSQADKEAKELARQISFKAEVNSSRKSEAEPSNSAGLSSSSASPEPQQDGAARAFQDSASAMSEAQASSTAPSPERAPSVPTNTSLSPRQRRAQQHSQRWAPASTDFNRVQQPRANPNHTGSTVLIVLLTFALAALIFRRIYLANEYIFEL, encoded by the exons ATGGAGGCTCGCTACAACCTCAAGAGCCCGG ctgtcaAACGTTTGATGAAAGAGGCTGCAGAACTGAAGGATCCTACAGATCATTATCATGCACAGCCTTTGGAG GATAATCTTTTCGAATGGCACTTTACTGTTAGAGGTCCTCCAGATTCAGATTTTGACGGAGGAATTTATCACGGGCGAATAGTACTTCCACCTGAATATCCCATGAAACCTCCAAGCATTATTTTGCTGACG GCTAATGGCAGGTTTgaagttgggaaaaaaatttgCTTAAGCATCTCAGGGCATCATCCTGAAACATGGCAGCCTTCATGGAGTA TAAGAACAGCTTTACTAGCCATTATTGGATTTATGCCAACCAAAGGTGAAGGAGCAATAGGATCTCTGGATTATACaccagaagaaagaagagctcTTGCAAAGAA GTCACAAGACTTCTGTTGTGAAATGTGTGGCACATCTATGAAGACAGCCCTCTTACCACTAACGTCAGGAAGTGGGTCAAGCCAGGCAGACAAGGAGGCTAAGGAACTTGCCAGACAAATTAGCTTCAAG GCAGAAGTAAATTCATCCAGGAAGTCAGAAGCAGAACCTTCAAACTCAGCAGGACTGAGCAGCTCTTCAGCTTCACCTGAGCCCCAGCAGGATGGTGCAGCTCGAGCATTCCAGGATTCAGCAAGTGCAATG TCCGAAGCTcaggccagcagcacagcacctaGTCCGGAGCGTGCTCCATCTGTGCCCACAAACACATCCCTGAGTCCCCGGCAGCGTcgtgcccagcagcacagccagagaTGGGCTCCGGCTTCAACTGACTTTAATCGGGTGCAGCAGCCCAGGGCCAACCCCAACCACACTGGGTCCACGGTTCTGATCGTCCTTCTGACTTTTGCGCTAGCGGCTCTTATATTTCGGAGAATATACTTGGCTAATGAGTATATATTTGAGTTATAA
- the UBE2J1 gene encoding ubiquitin-conjugating enzyme E2 J1 isoform X3: protein MKEAAELKDPTDHYHAQPLEDNLFEWHFTVRGPPDSDFDGGIYHGRIVLPPEYPMKPPSIILLTANGRFEVGKKICLSISGHHPETWQPSWSIRTALLAIIGFMPTKGEGAIGSLDYTPEERRALAKKSQDFCCEMCGTSMKTALLPLTSGSGSSQADKEAKELARQISFKAEVNSSRKSEAEPSNSAGLSSSSASPEPQQDGAARAFQDSASAMSEAQASSTAPSPERAPSVPTNTSLSPRQRRAQQHSQRWAPASTDFNRVQQPRANPNHTGSTVLIVLLTFALAALIFRRIYLANEYIFEL, encoded by the exons ATGAAAGAGGCTGCAGAACTGAAGGATCCTACAGATCATTATCATGCACAGCCTTTGGAG GATAATCTTTTCGAATGGCACTTTACTGTTAGAGGTCCTCCAGATTCAGATTTTGACGGAGGAATTTATCACGGGCGAATAGTACTTCCACCTGAATATCCCATGAAACCTCCAAGCATTATTTTGCTGACG GCTAATGGCAGGTTTgaagttgggaaaaaaatttgCTTAAGCATCTCAGGGCATCATCCTGAAACATGGCAGCCTTCATGGAGTA TAAGAACAGCTTTACTAGCCATTATTGGATTTATGCCAACCAAAGGTGAAGGAGCAATAGGATCTCTGGATTATACaccagaagaaagaagagctcTTGCAAAGAA GTCACAAGACTTCTGTTGTGAAATGTGTGGCACATCTATGAAGACAGCCCTCTTACCACTAACGTCAGGAAGTGGGTCAAGCCAGGCAGACAAGGAGGCTAAGGAACTTGCCAGACAAATTAGCTTCAAG GCAGAAGTAAATTCATCCAGGAAGTCAGAAGCAGAACCTTCAAACTCAGCAGGACTGAGCAGCTCTTCAGCTTCACCTGAGCCCCAGCAGGATGGTGCAGCTCGAGCATTCCAGGATTCAGCAAGTGCAATG TCCGAAGCTcaggccagcagcacagcacctaGTCCGGAGCGTGCTCCATCTGTGCCCACAAACACATCCCTGAGTCCCCGGCAGCGTcgtgcccagcagcacagccagagaTGGGCTCCGGCTTCAACTGACTTTAATCGGGTGCAGCAGCCCAGGGCCAACCCCAACCACACTGGGTCCACGGTTCTGATCGTCCTTCTGACTTTTGCGCTAGCGGCTCTTATATTTCGGAGAATATACTTGGCTAATGAGTATATATTTGAGTTATAA